The following coding sequences lie in one Glycine max cultivar Williams 82 chromosome 19, Glycine_max_v4.0, whole genome shotgun sequence genomic window:
- the BZIP4 gene encoding protein ABSCISIC ACID-INSENSITIVE 5: MVIEEGEMKSQGEVESWLQQEAKKNHHSPLFSSSSYLGRQTSSIYSLTLDEFQHSLCESGKNFGSMNMDEFLSSIWNAEENSQAITNNNVPLSSTLTILRKQPSLPRQPSLSLPAPLCRKTVDEVWSQIQKEQNKNNNISNVLNDNTESAPRQPTFGEMTLEDFLVKAGVVRETTCAPPLPVSHSHQPHYANNNNNVAMAPSFVGRHVGAVSNVVAPGYQQVVGEASGGYGKRDHNGGGYHCFGGGGGGYGVGPTMGMGGPVSPANSSDGIGNDGGQFGLDMGGLRGRKRVVDGPVEKVVERRQRRMIKNRESAARSRARKQAYTVELEAELNQLREENSQLKQALAELERGRKQQCFEEVNVSVKTKAQKAKEKLRALRRNMSCPL, from the exons atggtGATTGAGGAGGGCGAGATGAAGTCCCAAGGTGAGGTGGAATCATGGCTCCAGCAAGAAGCGAAGAAGAACCACCATTCTCCATTATTCTCATCTTCTTCATATCTGGGAAGACAAACATCATCGATATACTCTCTCACACTGGACGAGTTCCAGCACAGTCTATGCGAGAGCGGCAAGAACTTCGGCTCCATGAACATGGACGAGTTCCTCAGCAGCATCTGGAACGCTGAAGAGAACAGCCAAGCCATCACCAACAACAACGTCCCTCTGTCGTCGACCCTAACAATATTAAGGAAACAGCCAAGCCTCCCTCGCCAACCCTCACTGTCCCTCCCTGCTCCTCTTTGTAGGAAAACCGTTGACGAGGTTTGGTCCCAGAttcaaaaagaacaaaacaagaacaacaacattAGCAATGTTCTTAATGATAATACCGAGTCTGCCCCTCGCCAACCCACTTTTGGTGAGATGACTTTGGAGGATTTTTTGGTTAAGGCCGGTGTAGTTCGGGAAACAACGTGTGCACCGCCACTACCGGTGTCTCACTCTCATCAGCCGCATTACGCgaataataacaacaacgtTGCAATGGCTCCTTCTTTTGTTGGTAGGCATGTTGGTGCAGTGAGTAACGTGGTTGCACCGGGTTATCAACAAGTTGTTGGGGAGGCTTCTGGTGGGTATGGTAAGAGGGATCATAATGGTGGTGGGTATCATTGttttggaggtggtggtggtgggtaTGGGGTGGGGCCCACAATGGGAATGGGTGGGCCTGTGAGTCCGGCTAATTCGTCTGATGGGATAGGGAATGATGGAGGGCAGTTTGGGCTTGACATGGGGGGTTTGAGAGGGAGAAAGAGGGTGGTGGATGGTCCTGTGGAAAAGGTGGTGGAGAGAAGGCAGAGGAGGATGATCAAGAATAGAGAGTCAGCTGCCAGATCTAGAGCCAGAAAACAG GCATACACAGTGGAATTAGAAGCAGAACTAAACCAGTTAAGAGAAGAGAACTCCCAACTGAAACAGGCGCTG GCCGAGCTCGAGAGGGGAAGAAAACAACAG TGTTTTGAGGAAGTGAACGTTAGTGTTAAAACCAAAGCTCAGAAAGCAAAAGAGAAACTGAGAGCTTTGAGAAGGAACATGAGTTGTCCTTTGTGA
- the LOC100792331 gene encoding F-box/LRR-repeat protein At1g67190, producing MEHLPVEVIGNILSLLGSARDVVVASVTCKKWREAWRNHLHSLSFNYCDWPLFHDFTSARLEILITQTIFQTKALQSLTIFLDDEHKFSAAPVIAWLMYTRDSLRQLLYNVRTTPCFNIIEKCSRQRLEVLALARNPITGVDPSYLKFPCLKSLSLSFISISALDLTLLLSACPKLETLAMVGVEIAMSDSQASVELSSVSLKFFDLELFSSDKFILEADLLEKLHLKDCSFEAFELIGKGTLKVLKIDDVNIIHLDIGDSTENLEIIDVCNFTVMWPKFYHMISKASKLYKLRLWGVVFDDEDEVVDIETISVCFPQLTHLSLSYDLRDGVLHYGLQGLSCLMNVVVLELGWTVISDLFSVWVAGLLEGCPNLKKLVIYGFVSEVKTHEECQILARFSEFILQLGRKYGHVKFEFEYE from the coding sequence ATGGAGCACCTTCCTGTTGAAGTGATTGGTAACATATTATCTCTTCTCGGTTCTGCCCGAGATGTTGTGGTTGCTTCTGTAACTTGTAAAAAATGGAGGGAAGCATGGCGCAATCACCTCCACAGTCTTTCATTCAACTACTGTGATTGGCCCCTCTTTCATGACTTTACCTCTGCTAGGTTGGAAATACTCATCACTCAGACAATCTTCCAAACCAAGGCACTGCAATCCCTGACCATATTCTTGGATGACGAGCACAAGTTCTCGGCTGCCCCGGTCATTGCTTGGCTTATGTATACTAGGGATTCGTTGCGCCAATTGCTTTACAATGTGAGGACAACCCCTTGTTTCAACATCATTGAGAAATGCAGCAGGCAGAGGTTGGAGGTGTTGGCCTTGGCTCGCAATCCGATCACCGGTGTTGACCCAAGCTACTTGAAGTTTCCTTGCTTGAAGTCGCTTTCGTTGAGTTTTATTAGCATCTCGGCGTTGGATTTGACCCTTCTTCTCTCTGCGTGTCCGAAGCTTGAAACCTTGGCTATGGTTGGTGTGGAGATTGCAATGTCAGATTCGCAGGCTTCCGTGGAGCTTAGCAGCGTTTCTTTGAAGTTTTTTGACCTTGAATTGTTTAGTTCGGATAAGTTTATATTGGAGGCGGATTTACTTGAGAAGCTTCATTTGAAAGATTGTAGCTTTGAGGCTTTTGAGCTGATTGGAAAGGGGACATTGAAGGTTTTGAAAATTGATGATGTGAATATTATCCATCTTGATATTGGGGATAGTACAGAAAACCTTGAGATTATAGATGTCTGTAACTTCACAGTCATGTGGCCAAAATTTTATCATATGATCTCAAAAGCATCAAAGTTATATAAGCTTCGGCTGTGGGGTGTTGTTTTTGATGATGAGGACGAGGTTGTTGATATAGAGACAATTTCTGTTTGCTTTCCTCAGTTGACACATTTGTCCTTAAGTTATGATTTAAGAGATGGAGTTCTTCATTATGGTTTGCAGGGTTTGTCTTGTTTGATGAATGTGGTGGTGCTGGAACTTGGATGGACTGTAATTAGTGATCTCTTCTCAGTATGGGTAGCTGGACTTTTGGAAGGTTGTCCCAATTTGAAAAAATTGGTCATTTATGGTTTTGTTTCAGAGGTCAAAACACATGAAGAGTGTCAAATTCTTGCCAGATTCTCAGAATTCATTCTTCAACTTGGAAGAAAATATGGGCATGTAAAGTTTGAGTTTGAATATGAGTAG